TCAGGTATTCTATAACTATCTGCTTAGTAAGATCAGCAGTTTGGTGAATTCCATGGAAGATTCTTCCATTTCAATCATGGATATTTTGGTGAAATACAATGCTAAAAATTAATAATAGTTATGAGTGATTTTATTGTATCATTTGTTATTCCTTTGGCATATATTGCATTGGGAGTAGCTGCACTCGCAGCTATTGCATTCCCGGCGATTTATATGTTTCAGGATTTGAAAAAGGCAAGAACAGCGCTGATCGGCGTTTTGGCTATGGTCGTATTGTTCCTCGTTTGTTATGCAATTGCAGATGGAACCGCTAACGATAAAGCTACAGCCGGGGAGATGAAAATGATTGAAGCAAGTCTGTACACATTTTATGTGATGTTGCTTGTATCAATTGGGGCCATCATTTATGCATCTGTGTCTCGTTATTTTAAATAGAATTATATGGCAAATTTAAAGAAAACGCCTGGGATCAACGGGTCTTCTATGGCTGATATTTCTTTCATCCTGTTGATCTTCTTCCTGATGGTAACCACCATGGGAACGGATTTTGGATTGATCAGACAGTTGCCACCCATGACGGATCAAAAAAATGAAGATGAAATCAATAAACGGAACGTCTTTGTTGTTTCTGTAAACGCCAATGATAATTTGTTGGTAAAGGACCAGTATACTCAGGTTACCGAATTGCGTGAAATGGCAAAGGATTTCTTTAATGTTAACAATACCGGGGATGGTTATCCGGAAAAAATCCAGAAAGAGGTACCGTTATTGGGTACGGTAACTGTAAATAAAACAGCTGTTGTTTCATTACAGAATGACCGGGCTACATCTTATAAGATCTATATCCAGGTACAGAATGAATTGGCCGGTGCCATTCATGAATTGCGTAATGAATATAGTTTACAGAAATTCGGAAAGGAATTTGATGAATGTACTCAGGAAGAGCAGGATGCCATTTCTAAGAATGTGTATCCGATGGCTATTTCCGAGGCTGAACCTAAGGATGTTGGGGGCAAAAAAAAGTGAATTAAAAATACCAAGTTATGGCAAAATTTAAAAAAGATGTAGTAACCGAAACACCTGAAATCTCAACAACATCATTGCCGGATATTATCTTTATGCTGATCTTTTTCTTCATGGTGACCACTAGTATGCGTGAATCTACCATTATGGTGGAACAACGATTGCCTCATGCATCAGAAGTGAAAAAATTGGATAACAAATCATTGATCAGTTATGTCAATATGGGAGCGCCATTAAAGGCTTATCAGAATTTATTTGGTACCAATACCCGTATACAATTGAATGATAAGTTTGCTGGTGTGGATGACATTCAGGATTTTATTGCAAGTGAACGTGCGCAAAGAAGTGAAAATGACCAAAAACTAATGACCACTGCATTAAGGGTGGATGAAAAAGTAAAAATGGGTTTGGTCACGGATGTCAAACAAGCGCTTAGACGTGTCGGTGCTTTGAAAATCAGTTATCTGACAGTGAAAGGAAATCCGTTTTAATGATATTTAACGTATGATAAGAAAGCCATTGTACAACACGTTCAATGGCTTTCTTTTTTATGGGAAAAACATTAATTTTGCGGATAAAATAAATCAATTTAATATTATCGATAGATGGCGTCAGAAGATGTTTTTAAAAAGATCATAGCACATTGCAAAGAATATGGTTTTATTTTCCCATCCAGTGAAATATACGACGGGTTGGGAGCTGTATATGATTACGGACAGACAGGGGTGGAATTGAAAAATAATATCAAGAAATACTGGTGGGATTCAATGGTATTGCTCCATGATAACGTAGTCGGTATTGACTCTGCCATCTTCATGCATCCGACCATCTGGAAAGCTTCCGGTCATGTGGATGCTTTCAATGATCCACTCATCGATAATAAGGATTCTAAAAAGCGGTACCGTGCGGATGTGTTGCTAGAGGAACATATTCAAAAGATTGAAGATAAAATCCAAAAGGAAATCGATAAAGCAG
Above is a genomic segment from Bacteroidales bacterium containing:
- a CDS encoding biopolymer transporter ExbD is translated as MAKFKKDVVTETPEISTTSLPDIIFMLIFFFMVTTSMRESTIMVEQRLPHASEVKKLDNKSLISYVNMGAPLKAYQNLFGTNTRIQLNDKFAGVDDIQDFIASERAQRSENDQKLMTTALRVDEKVKMGLVTDVKQALRRVGALKISYLTVKGNPF
- a CDS encoding glycine--tRNA ligase — encoded protein: MASEDVFKKIIAHCKEYGFIFPSSEIYDGLGAVYDYGQTGVELKNNIKKYWWDSMVLLHDNVVGIDSAIFMHPTIWKASGHVDAFNDPLIDNKDSKKRYRADVLLEEHIQKIEDKIQKEIDKAAKRFGDSFDEAMFRQTNQRILDYQKQADQVRDRMNAALNSEDLQELKQIIIDCEIVDPISGT
- a CDS encoding biopolymer transporter ExbD is translated as MANLKKTPGINGSSMADISFILLIFFLMVTTMGTDFGLIRQLPPMTDQKNEDEINKRNVFVVSVNANDNLLVKDQYTQVTELREMAKDFFNVNNTGDGYPEKIQKEVPLLGTVTVNKTAVVSLQNDRATSYKIYIQVQNELAGAIHELRNEYSLQKFGKEFDECTQEEQDAISKNVYPMAISEAEPKDVGGKKK